One genomic region from Bufo bufo chromosome 3, aBufBuf1.1, whole genome shotgun sequence encodes:
- the LOC120993471 gene encoding sperm acrosome membrane-associated protein 6-like, whose protein sequence is MRFFTSYYLLLQIIVFLCGAQVATSCLKCFTTPADRASICYHAVSLDKMGAEECLQRLHWGFDPLNNISIAFNQIQNIRRYLKTFEKEVKKIEKLSWVEQFDKKMAEFVKGVKDRVASHPPLECRPPCGLQKAARTFSCSRCAEEDCKIPVTCPLKDIKVEELEETRIWCTASFILPDHPKVVWKYAKNIKKNGFE, encoded by the exons ATGCGATTCTTTACGTCCTATTATCTGctgctgcagataatagtatttctATGTGGAGCTCAGGTAGCGACATCTTGCCTGAAATGCTTCACCACCCCAGCGGACAGAGCCAGCATTTGTTACCATGCGGTCTCGCTGGACAAAATGGGGGCCGAAGAATGTCTCCAGAGGCTACACTGGGGCTTTGACCCCCTGAATAACATCTCGATAG CCTTCAACCAGATACAGAACATCAGAAGGTATCTCAAGACCTTTGAAAAAGAGGTCAAGAAAATTGAAAAACTAT cTTGGGTAGAACAGTTTGACAAAAAGATGGCTGAATTTGTCAAAGGCGTGAAAGATCGTGTCGCAA GTCATCCACCGTTGGAATGCAGACCTCCATGCG GGCTTCAAAAAGCTGCCCGAACCTTTTCATGCAGCCGATGTGCTGAGGAGGACTGCAAGATCCCGGTGACTTGTCCCC TTAAGGACATCAAGGTGGAAGAGCTGGAAGAGACCAGAATCTGGTGCACGGCGTCCTTTATCCTTCCTGATCATCCGAAGGTTGTTTGGAAGTACGCCAAAAAC atcaaaaaaaacggatttgaGTAA